One window of Bacillus sp. THAF10 genomic DNA carries:
- a CDS encoding response regulator: MGKRILIVDDAAFMRMMIKDILSKNGYEVVGEAADGAQAVEKYKELHPDLVTMDITMPEMDGITALKEIKAINANAKVIMCSAMGQQAMVIDAIQAGAKDFIVKPFQADRVIEAIHKTLA; this comes from the coding sequence ATGGGAAAAAGAATACTAATTGTAGACGATGCAGCATTTATGAGAATGATGATAAAGGATATTTTATCAAAAAACGGCTATGAAGTGGTAGGAGAGGCAGCTGATGGTGCCCAAGCTGTAGAAAAATATAAAGAGCTTCATCCTGATTTGGTGACAATGGATATTACGATGCCAGAAATGGATGGGATTACAGCCCTGAAAGAAATAAAAGCAATTAATGCAAATGCAAAAGTCATCATGTGTTCTGCTATGGGGCAGCAAGCAATGGTTATCGATGCTATTCAAGCTGGAGCAAAAGATTTCATCGTTAAACCATTTCAAGCTGACAGAGTAATTGAAGCCATTCACAAAACATTGGCGTAG
- the fliO gene encoding flagellar biosynthetic protein FliO — protein MKKRHIMILVTVIFMVTLPFQQVAFAVGDSVRDAYDKEKPSGESSDPDENNISDSEPVDKELVANAPSVTFFDFIKMIFALMFVLALLYLALKFINKRNKLGGTRAIETIGGTSLGANKSLQLVKVGDNILVVGVGESISLLKEITDEEERKRILTSYQEQIDSQALPPNLLANISDKWNHYQKAKRTSTFSSLLKEQLGKISEDRKTKMNDMQNKEGFKK, from the coding sequence GTGAAAAAGCGTCACATCATGATATTGGTGACAGTTATTTTTATGGTCACCTTGCCATTTCAACAGGTAGCATTTGCAGTTGGAGATAGCGTTCGGGATGCCTATGATAAAGAAAAACCCTCAGGGGAAAGTAGTGATCCTGATGAAAATAACATCTCGGATTCCGAACCTGTTGACAAGGAGCTGGTGGCCAATGCTCCTTCTGTTACATTTTTTGATTTTATCAAAATGATATTTGCATTAATGTTTGTGCTTGCACTGCTTTACCTTGCGCTGAAATTTATCAATAAGCGAAATAAACTTGGTGGTACAAGGGCAATAGAGACAATAGGTGGAACGAGCTTAGGAGCTAACAAGTCACTTCAGCTTGTTAAAGTAGGGGACAACATCTTAGTAGTGGGTGTTGGAGAATCTATCAGTCTATTGAAGGAAATTACTGATGAAGAGGAAAGAAAACGCATCCTAACATCCTATCAAGAGCAAATAGATTCTCAAGCGTTACCACCAAATCTATTAGCGAACATATCGGATAAATGGAACCATTACCAAAAAGCAAAACGTACCTCCACTTTTTCCTCTTTGTTAAAAGAGCAGCTTGGAAAAATATCAGAAGACAGAAAGACTAAAATGAATGATATGCAAAACAAGGAAGGATTTAAGAAATGA
- the flhA gene encoding flagellar biosynthesis protein FlhA, with protein sequence MSARDLSVLLSVILIIAMLIIPFYPWMLSIFIIINISLALIVLLTTMNIQEPLQFAIFPSLLLLLTLYRLGLNVSTTRSILSEGTAGTVVETFGTFVVGGNVVVGLVVFIILVVIQFVVITKGAERVSEVAARFTLDAMPGKQMSIDADLNAGMISEQVAKERREKIAKEADFYGAMDGASKFVKGDAIAGIIIVFINVIFGIVIGMAQMGLSFGESAQKFTLLTVGDGIVSQIPALLIATATGIVVTRASSEGNLGGDISKQLFAYPQMLYVAGCTILLLGIVTPIGPLLTAPIAALIIVGAYLISKKQKESAFVEEEPEEEVVSDEMRSPDSVVNLLSVDPIEFEFGYGLIPLADSKQGGDLLDRIVMIRRQLALELGLVIPVVRIRDNIQLQPNEYRLKIKGNEVAKGELLLDHYLAMSPGMEEQVIEGIDTIEPSFGLPAKWISEELKDEAEMYGYTVVDPPSVVSTHITEKMKQHAYELLGRQETKQLIDHLKENAPILVEEVTPSPLSVGDVQKVLAKLLKENVSIRNLPIIFETLADYGKMSSDTDLLAEYVRQALSKQITNQYVVENETFKVVTLSGKIEKMIADHIQQTDHGNFLSLDPNRAMDIVQKVGEQMEQFTIYEQTPILLCSPAVRMYVKQLLERYLPQVPVISYNELEASIEVQSIGVVNVEG encoded by the coding sequence ATGTCAGCAAGAGATTTATCCGTTTTACTTAGTGTCATCCTGATTATTGCCATGTTAATTATTCCATTTTATCCATGGATGCTAAGTATCTTTATTATTATTAATATCTCCCTTGCTCTAATTGTACTGTTAACAACGATGAACATTCAGGAGCCTTTGCAATTTGCAATTTTTCCTTCATTACTATTACTACTGACCTTATATCGGCTAGGATTAAACGTTTCTACCACAAGATCCATTCTGAGTGAAGGAACTGCGGGTACTGTTGTAGAAACGTTTGGTACATTCGTTGTTGGAGGAAACGTTGTGGTAGGATTGGTTGTTTTTATTATCCTCGTTGTCATCCAATTTGTTGTTATTACAAAAGGAGCCGAGCGTGTATCAGAAGTTGCTGCACGATTCACTCTTGATGCGATGCCTGGTAAGCAAATGAGTATTGATGCTGATTTGAATGCAGGAATGATATCAGAGCAGGTTGCCAAAGAAAGACGGGAAAAAATTGCGAAAGAAGCCGATTTTTATGGAGCGATGGATGGTGCCAGTAAATTTGTAAAAGGGGACGCAATCGCAGGAATTATTATCGTCTTTATCAATGTTATCTTTGGAATTGTAATAGGGATGGCGCAAATGGGTTTAAGCTTTGGAGAATCGGCTCAAAAATTTACGCTTTTAACGGTAGGGGACGGCATAGTATCTCAAATTCCTGCCCTCTTAATTGCGACTGCAACAGGTATTGTCGTAACGAGAGCATCCTCTGAAGGGAATCTTGGTGGAGATATAAGCAAGCAATTATTTGCTTATCCTCAAATGCTGTATGTGGCAGGTTGCACAATATTGTTGTTAGGGATTGTCACTCCAATTGGACCACTCCTTACTGCACCTATTGCGGCACTTATCATCGTTGGTGCGTATCTAATAAGTAAAAAACAAAAAGAAAGTGCCTTTGTAGAAGAAGAGCCAGAAGAAGAGGTAGTATCTGATGAAATGCGGAGTCCAGATAGTGTTGTAAATCTATTGTCCGTTGATCCTATCGAGTTTGAGTTTGGTTATGGACTGATTCCACTTGCGGATTCCAAACAAGGTGGGGACCTTCTTGATCGGATTGTTATGATAAGAAGGCAATTAGCACTTGAGCTTGGCTTGGTTATCCCCGTTGTTCGAATTCGGGATAATATACAGCTTCAGCCTAACGAATACAGATTGAAAATAAAAGGCAATGAAGTAGCAAAAGGAGAACTACTTCTAGACCATTACCTTGCCATGAGTCCAGGAATGGAAGAGCAAGTGATTGAAGGTATTGATACGATAGAACCGTCTTTTGGCTTACCTGCTAAATGGATAAGTGAGGAGCTTAAGGACGAAGCAGAAATGTATGGGTATACGGTGGTAGATCCTCCATCGGTAGTCTCCACCCATATTACAGAAAAAATGAAGCAGCATGCCTACGAACTTCTTGGCAGACAGGAAACAAAGCAACTTATTGATCATTTAAAGGAAAACGCACCAATACTAGTAGAAGAAGTAACACCATCCCCTCTATCCGTTGGTGATGTGCAAAAGGTGCTTGCAAAACTATTAAAGGAAAACGTCTCTATTAGAAACTTACCTATCATTTTTGAAACATTAGCAGACTATGGAAAAATGAGCTCGGATACTGATCTGCTTGCTGAGTATGTTAGGCAGGCGTTAAGCAAACAAATTACCAACCAGTATGTAGTGGAAAATGAAACCTTTAAAGTTGTCACGCTTTCTGGAAAGATAGAAAAAATGATTGCCGATCACATCCAACAAACAGATCATGGAAATTTTCTTTCCTTAGATCCTAACCGTGCCATGGATATAGTACAAAAAGTGGGAGAACAAATGGAGCAGTTTACTATTTATGAACAAACACCGATTTTATTGTGTTCACCTGCTGTAAGAATGTATGTAAAACAATTACTAGAGAGGTACCTGCCACAAGTTCCGGTTATCTCTTATAATGAATTAGAAGCCAGCATTGAAGTACAAAGCATCGGGGTGGTGAATGTGGAAGGATGA
- a CDS encoding MinD/ParA family protein: MIDQAQSLRDSMKSLGSDQGKKEAKTFAVISGKGGVGKSNFSLNFSLALQTKGYKVLLLDLDIGMANIDVLMGMTQKYSIVDLFERGLTIEDITRKGPEGLSYIAGGSGLRDIFYFNEQKRNQFFLQLQQISVNYDFILFDMGAGITTESRKIILSCDEVFVLSTCEPTSMTDAYSAIKFVCSHPEADSIKFQLLINRAIDSFGAKSTARRLNSVAAKFLKKELCYIGYLPDDKHVPKAVMEQTPFFLRFPSCQASKALKKLTSTYLSNNTVQTVIESQNFFTKLRSLFG; the protein is encoded by the coding sequence ATGATTGATCAAGCTCAGTCTTTAAGGGATAGCATGAAAAGTTTAGGTAGTGATCAAGGCAAGAAGGAAGCAAAAACATTTGCCGTTATCAGTGGCAAGGGCGGAGTAGGTAAATCGAATTTTTCTCTAAATTTTTCGCTAGCACTTCAAACAAAGGGCTATAAGGTATTGTTACTAGATTTGGACATTGGGATGGCAAATATTGATGTCCTTATGGGAATGACGCAGAAATACAGCATTGTCGATTTATTTGAGCGAGGACTTACCATAGAAGATATTACTAGAAAAGGTCCTGAAGGGCTTTCTTATATTGCAGGAGGCTCAGGTCTAAGAGATATTTTCTACTTTAATGAACAAAAAAGAAATCAATTTTTCTTACAGCTTCAACAAATTTCCGTTAACTATGATTTTATTCTTTTTGATATGGGAGCTGGAATTACCACTGAAAGCAGAAAAATAATATTATCCTGTGATGAAGTATTTGTCCTCTCAACGTGTGAACCAACATCAATGACAGATGCCTATTCGGCAATTAAATTTGTTTGTAGTCATCCTGAAGCGGATTCTATTAAATTTCAACTTCTTATTAACAGAGCCATTGATTCCTTTGGAGCAAAAAGCACAGCTAGAAGGTTGAATTCTGTTGCAGCAAAATTCCTAAAAAAAGAACTTTGTTATATTGGCTATTTACCAGATGACAAACATGTACCGAAAGCTGTAATGGAACAAACGCCTTTCTTCCTAAGGTTTCCATCATGTCAGGCAAGCAAAGCATTAAAAAAGCTCACTTCTACATACCTAAGTAATAATACAGTTCAAACGGTCATTGAGTCACAAAACTTTTTTACAAAGTTGCGTAGTTTATTTGGATAG
- the fliR gene encoding flagellar biosynthetic protein FliR, translating into MLEWINYFPAFLLVLTRVTAFFVTLPLFSYRNVPATFKVGLGFFFSLVMTFSMDLPVLGIDGAYIFLVIKEMMIGLLIGLVAYMVLAAIQIAGGFIDFQMGFAIANVIDPQTGIQSPIIGQFFYMFSLLLLLSVNGHHLMLDGIFYSYELISITQSWLPLGEEAVFERVLNTVNGMFVIALQMALPIVGVLFLVDVALGIVARTVPQLNVFVVGLPLKIGVSFVTIIFSLTILFTLFYKLFEMMLHTMRGLMELLGGF; encoded by the coding sequence ATGCTAGAATGGATTAATTATTTTCCGGCATTTTTACTGGTACTAACGAGAGTAACAGCCTTTTTTGTCACGCTCCCACTCTTTTCATATCGGAATGTTCCTGCCACTTTTAAAGTGGGATTGGGATTTTTCTTTTCACTTGTAATGACATTTTCGATGGATCTACCTGTTTTAGGAATTGATGGTGCATATATATTCCTTGTTATCAAAGAAATGATGATTGGGCTATTAATCGGGCTGGTTGCCTATATGGTTCTTGCCGCCATACAAATCGCAGGTGGATTTATTGATTTTCAAATGGGTTTTGCTATTGCCAATGTTATTGATCCGCAAACAGGCATTCAAAGTCCAATAATCGGTCAATTTTTCTATATGTTTTCTTTGCTGTTACTACTTTCAGTCAATGGACATCATCTTATGCTCGATGGAATTTTCTATAGCTATGAGCTCATTTCTATAACGCAGTCATGGTTACCTCTTGGAGAGGAAGCGGTATTTGAAAGAGTTTTAAACACCGTGAATGGGATGTTTGTGATCGCCTTGCAAATGGCCCTCCCAATCGTTGGAGTGTTGTTTTTAGTAGACGTAGCTCTTGGAATTGTCGCACGAACGGTTCCACAGCTTAATGTGTTTGTCGTTGGGTTGCCCCTAAAGATTGGCGTTAGTTTTGTGACAATCATCTTTTCCCTGACGATCCTTTTTACCCTTTTCTATAAGTTGTTTGAAATGATGCTTCATACCATGAGAGGTTTGATGGAATTGCTTGGAGGTTTCTAA
- the fliP gene encoding flagellar type III secretion system pore protein FliP (The bacterial flagellar biogenesis protein FliP forms a type III secretion system (T3SS)-type pore required for flagellar assembly.) translates to MIGFIELFSGNEASTVSSSIQLLLLLTIFSLAPAILILMTSFTRIIIVLSFVRTSLATQQMPPNQVLIGLALFLTFFIMAPTFAEVNDTALQPLFNEEISLDEAYERASIPMKEFMSKHTRQKDLALFMDYAQMERPETIEDIPLTVLVPAFAISELKTAFQIGFMIFIPFLVIDMVVASVLMSMGMMMLPPVMISLPFKILLFVLVDGWYLIVKSLLQTF, encoded by the coding sequence ATGATTGGTTTTATTGAATTATTCAGTGGAAATGAAGCATCCACTGTTTCAAGTTCTATCCAATTACTATTACTATTAACTATTTTTTCCTTAGCACCTGCTATTCTCATCTTAATGACAAGCTTTACACGAATCATTATTGTGTTGTCCTTTGTAAGAACTTCTCTTGCAACACAGCAAATGCCACCAAATCAGGTGTTAATCGGACTTGCCTTGTTTTTAACGTTCTTTATCATGGCGCCGACCTTTGCTGAAGTAAATGATACCGCTTTGCAGCCTTTGTTTAATGAAGAGATTTCTTTAGATGAAGCCTACGAACGGGCAAGCATACCAATGAAAGAGTTTATGAGTAAGCATACAAGGCAAAAGGATTTGGCGTTGTTTATGGATTATGCCCAAATGGAAAGGCCGGAAACGATTGAAGATATTCCTTTGACTGTATTAGTTCCAGCTTTCGCAATTAGTGAATTAAAGACAGCCTTTCAAATTGGGTTTATGATTTTTATTCCATTTCTAGTCATCGACATGGTGGTAGCAAGTGTGCTTATGAGTATGGGTATGATGATGCTTCCGCCAGTAATGATTTCTTTGCCCTTTAAAATCCTTCTTTTTGTGTTAGTAGATGGATGGTATTTAATCGTGAAGTCTTTATTGCAAACATTTTAA
- the flhF gene encoding flagellar biosynthesis protein FlhF, with protein sequence MKKYKADTMQEAMELVRLELGNDAVILNSKAVKTNKFFGLVTKKSVEVIAAVDDVVMEQNIKSKHSARNEVPPQPNNISSFEQEKLLDSIQEMKRMMKHLTKNAGRNPDVPDYLILLEEKVTKLDLDPSFTEEINDYLYRMWQNNHPSLQELLEHTEEKMQEAISDVYFENRSFLQKYICLVGPTGVGKTTTLAKLAATAKLKHGKKVGFITTDTYRIAAIEQLKTYANILEAPIEVCYSAEDFHKAKMKLTDLDVVFIDTAGRNYLNKQYVKELEEILNFGDEMSTFLVLSLASKVQDMKKITEQFWDIGIDQFIFTKMDETTGPSALFEMTRHYKKGTAFVTNGQNVPEDLLEMTKDKMVDCVIEELKI encoded by the coding sequence GTGAAAAAATACAAAGCAGATACCATGCAAGAAGCGATGGAGCTTGTCCGGTTAGAGTTAGGGAATGATGCAGTCATCTTGAACTCAAAAGCTGTAAAAACAAACAAATTTTTTGGTCTGGTCACGAAAAAAAGTGTCGAAGTAATTGCTGCTGTGGATGATGTTGTCATGGAACAGAACATAAAAAGTAAGCATTCTGCACGTAATGAGGTACCTCCACAACCTAACAATATTTCTTCCTTTGAACAAGAAAAGCTTTTAGACAGCATCCAGGAAATGAAAAGGATGATGAAGCACTTAACAAAGAATGCAGGCAGAAATCCGGATGTACCTGATTATTTAATCCTGCTGGAAGAAAAGGTGACCAAACTTGATTTAGATCCATCCTTTACAGAGGAGATAAACGATTACCTCTATCGTATGTGGCAAAATAATCATCCGAGTTTACAAGAATTGTTAGAGCATACGGAAGAAAAAATGCAAGAAGCGATTTCCGATGTTTATTTTGAGAATCGGTCATTTCTGCAAAAATACATTTGCCTTGTTGGTCCTACCGGAGTAGGGAAAACTACAACACTTGCTAAGCTTGCAGCAACTGCGAAATTAAAGCATGGGAAAAAAGTAGGCTTTATCACTACTGATACCTACAGGATAGCAGCTATAGAACAGTTAAAAACGTATGCAAATATTTTAGAGGCTCCTATTGAGGTTTGCTATTCCGCTGAAGACTTTCATAAAGCAAAGATGAAGCTAACTGACTTGGATGTGGTGTTTATTGATACAGCAGGAAGGAATTATCTGAATAAACAGTACGTAAAGGAATTAGAAGAAATCCTGAATTTTGGGGATGAAATGAGTACTTTTTTAGTCTTGTCTTTAGCCTCTAAAGTACAGGACATGAAAAAGATTACCGAACAGTTCTGGGATATTGGAATTGACCAATTTATTTTTACCAAAATGGATGAAACGACAGGACCTAGCGCTTTGTTTGAAATGACGAGGCATTATAAAAAAGGGACAGCCTTTGTTACAAATGGACAAAACGTTCCAGAGGATCTTTTAGAGATGACAAAGGATAAGATGGTGGATTGTGTCATTGAGGAACTAAAAATATGA
- the fliY gene encoding flagellar motor switch phosphatase FliY yields MMSDGMLSQDEIDALLRGTDNNDEEPLYADLNTEDYLSMMEQDALGEIGNISFGSSATALSTLLNQKVSITTPRVSLIEKSKLESEFPEPYVAIRVSYTEGFSGSNILVVEQKDAAIIADLMLGGTGENPQIEFDEIHLSAVHEAMNQMMGSAATSMSTVFAKKIDISPPSVLLLDFKEGEGTTELPEDELLIKVAFSIRIGSLIDSSIMQILPLEFAKSLVGELLNPKGSNEVEQKLDEPDTFSNDATNFYEQEHSLPPSYTESAASASRYEDKGYGSNHQSPPVERKVENHQQAKQQHVNVQPAVFSSFETTAVEETESNNLNMLLDIPLQVTVELGRTKRSVKDILELSTGSIIELDKLAGEPVDILVNNKLIAQGEVVVIDESFGVRVTDIVSQSDRIRKLR; encoded by the coding sequence ATGATGAGTGATGGAATGTTATCTCAAGATGAGATAGATGCCCTGCTTCGAGGGACAGATAACAACGATGAAGAACCCCTCTATGCTGATCTGAATACAGAGGATTATCTTTCAATGATGGAACAGGATGCCTTAGGTGAAATAGGAAACATATCTTTTGGTAGTTCAGCAACTGCCTTATCCACTTTGTTAAATCAAAAAGTGTCCATCACTACTCCTAGAGTATCACTGATAGAAAAAAGTAAGCTTGAAAGTGAGTTTCCAGAACCCTATGTCGCCATTCGTGTAAGTTACACAGAAGGTTTTTCAGGTTCAAATATATTGGTGGTGGAGCAAAAGGACGCCGCTATTATTGCTGACTTGATGCTTGGTGGGACAGGAGAAAATCCGCAAATAGAATTTGATGAAATCCATCTAAGTGCCGTTCATGAAGCCATGAACCAAATGATGGGATCTGCAGCAACTTCTATGTCTACTGTTTTTGCAAAAAAAATAGACATTTCTCCACCATCTGTGTTACTCCTTGATTTCAAGGAAGGAGAAGGTACGACAGAGCTTCCGGAAGATGAGCTTTTAATAAAAGTTGCTTTTTCTATCAGAATAGGAAGCTTAATAGATTCATCTATCATGCAAATTCTCCCTTTAGAATTTGCGAAGAGCCTAGTGGGGGAACTTTTGAATCCAAAAGGTTCTAATGAAGTGGAACAAAAGCTTGATGAGCCTGACACATTTTCAAATGACGCGACTAATTTTTATGAACAGGAGCACTCGTTGCCACCTTCCTACACCGAAAGCGCCGCATCTGCTTCTAGGTATGAAGACAAAGGATATGGTTCAAATCACCAAAGTCCTCCAGTAGAAAGAAAAGTAGAAAATCACCAACAAGCAAAACAGCAACATGTAAACGTCCAACCTGCAGTTTTTTCAAGCTTTGAAACAACAGCAGTAGAAGAAACAGAATCAAACAACTTAAATATGCTCTTAGATATTCCACTACAAGTTACGGTTGAGCTTGGCAGAACAAAACGTTCTGTAAAAGACATTCTGGAATTATCAACAGGCTCGATTATCGAATTGGATAAGCTTGCAGGTGAGCCGGTAGACATTCTTGTCAATAATAAGCTCATTGCCCAAGGAGAAGTAGTTGTAATAGATGAAAGCTTCGGAGTGAGAGTAACAGATATCGTTAGTCAGTCTGATAGAATTAGAAAACTTCGTTAA
- the flhB gene encoding flagellar biosynthesis protein FlhB, which yields MATMLKLNLQFFAGEKTEKATPKKRQDSRKKGQVAKSSDVNTAIVLLAVFLCLLAIGPWMKNGVLALFVQSFQTNMLEEVTPDKIHLIFIDILLELIWIVGPIMLAAIIGALVANFLQVGPLFSTEAIQMKLNKLDPIQGFKRIYSVRAIVEFVKSMLKIVVVGVITFAILWFSLDEVLILSQKNIHEALSFLGSLTIRMGLFAGGALLFLSVFDYLYQKYDFEKNIRMSKHDVKDEYKKTEGDPLIKSKIKQKQREMAMQRMMQDVPNADVVITNPTHYAIALKYDESKGDAPIVLAKGVDYVAKKIKEKAAEHQVVTIENKPLARSLYSQAEIGDAIPEEFFGAVAEILAYVYRLKNEVK from the coding sequence ATGGCAACAATGCTGAAATTAAATTTACAATTTTTTGCTGGTGAGAAAACCGAAAAAGCTACTCCGAAAAAAAGGCAAGATTCAAGGAAAAAAGGGCAGGTAGCTAAGAGCTCTGACGTAAACACAGCTATTGTGTTACTCGCTGTTTTTCTTTGTTTACTTGCAATCGGACCTTGGATGAAAAACGGTGTGTTGGCTCTTTTTGTTCAATCTTTTCAAACTAATATGTTAGAGGAAGTAACCCCAGATAAAATCCATCTAATATTTATTGATATTTTGCTTGAATTAATTTGGATTGTCGGACCCATTATGCTTGCAGCAATTATTGGAGCACTCGTTGCAAACTTTCTGCAGGTGGGACCATTGTTTTCAACAGAAGCCATTCAAATGAAATTGAATAAGCTTGATCCGATTCAAGGGTTTAAGAGGATTTATTCCGTTCGTGCTATTGTTGAATTTGTAAAATCCATGCTGAAAATTGTCGTGGTTGGTGTTATTACTTTTGCGATTTTATGGTTTAGTCTTGATGAGGTGCTGATTCTCTCACAAAAAAATATTCATGAGGCATTATCGTTTCTAGGTTCGCTTACCATTCGAATGGGATTGTTTGCAGGCGGCGCGTTGTTGTTTTTATCTGTTTTTGATTATTTATATCAAAAATATGATTTTGAAAAAAACATCAGAATGTCTAAGCACGATGTGAAGGATGAGTATAAGAAAACAGAAGGGGATCCGTTAATTAAATCAAAAATAAAGCAAAAGCAGCGGGAAATGGCGATGCAGAGGATGATGCAAGATGTTCCGAATGCGGATGTAGTCATTACCAATCCAACGCATTATGCTATCGCATTAAAATATGACGAGTCAAAAGGGGATGCCCCAATCGTTCTTGCAAAAGGTGTGGATTATGTTGCGAAAAAAATTAAAGAAAAAGCAGCAGAGCACCAAGTTGTGACCATAGAAAATAAACCACTGGCACGTTCCCTATATAGTCAGGCTGAAATCGGTGATGCCATTCCTGAAGAGTTCTTTGGAGCAGTTGCAGAAATTTTAGCTTATGTTTATCGATTAAAAAACGAAGTAAAGTAG
- the fliQ gene encoding flagellar biosynthesis protein FliQ, giving the protein MSPEFVISMAERGVYTILLISAPLLILALVVGLIVSIFQATTQIQEQTLAFIPKIVAVLVGLVVFGPWMLSTMLSYALEIFNNIHRFVN; this is encoded by the coding sequence ATGAGCCCGGAATTTGTAATCTCAATGGCTGAAAGAGGCGTGTATACGATTCTGTTGATCAGCGCCCCTCTTTTAATACTGGCTCTAGTTGTGGGGTTAATTGTCAGCATTTTTCAAGCAACAACACAAATACAAGAGCAAACCCTTGCATTTATTCCGAAAATTGTTGCAGTACTTGTGGGGTTGGTTGTATTCGGACCGTGGATGTTGTCCACCATGCTTTCTTACGCATTGGAAATTTTCAATAACATTCACCGATTTGTAAACTAG